From a region of the Dioscorea cayenensis subsp. rotundata cultivar TDr96_F1 unplaced genomic scaffold, TDr96_F1_v2_PseudoChromosome.rev07_lg8_w22 25.fasta BLBR01000392.1, whole genome shotgun sequence genome:
- the LOC120254243 gene encoding 3-oxoacyl-[acyl-carrier-protein] synthase II, chloroplastic-like isoform X1 yields the protein MAGACVASPLCTWLVAACVTGAWDKERPKGVQWARKRRAAVRRGRESSKGLISAFYGSGIQGLMSSFEPCPEFYSSSRNASVFFGENGFSLFGAWKPENSRSQRRTARSPAGQAMAVAVTPAKEVAGKKRTPTKQRRVVVTGMGVVSPLGHDPDVFYDNLLDGASGISEIETFDCASYPTRIAGEIKSFSTDGWVAPKLSKRMDKFMLYLLTAGKKALAYGGVTEEVMSQVDKTKCGVLIGSAMGGMKVFNDAIEALRVSYKKMNPFCVPFATTNMGSAMLAMDLGWMGPNYSISTACATSNFCILNAANHIIRGEANMMLCGGSDAAIIPIGLGGFVACRALSQRNNDPTKASRPWDIDRDGFVMGEGAGVLLLEELEHAKQRGAKIYAEFLGGSFTCDAYHMTEPHPEGTGIVLCIEKALLESGVAREDVNYVNAHATSTLSGDLKEYQALIRCFGQNPELHVNSTKSMIGHLLGAAGAVEAVATVMAIQTGWVHPNVNLENPEKSVDVKVLVGSRKKRLDVKAALSNSFGFGGHNSSILFAPYK from the exons ATGGCGGGGGCGTGTGTGGCGTCGCCGCTGTGTACGTGGTTGGTGGCGGCTTGTGTGACGGGGGCGTGGGATAAGGAGAGGCCGAAGGGGGTGCAGTGGGCGAGAAAGAGGAGGGCAGCGGTGAGGAGGGGGAGGGAGTCGTCTAAGGGGTTGATCTCGGCGTTCTATGGGTCTGGGATCCAGGGTTTGATGAGCTCCTTCGAGCCTTGCCCTGAGTTTTATAGTAGCTCGAGGAATGCGTCGGTGTTCTTTGGCGAGAATGGCTTCTCTTTGTTTGGAGCTTGGAAGCCCGAGAACTCTCGCAGCCAGCGGAGAACCGCCAGATCTCCtg CAGGACAGGCTATGGCAGTGGCTGTGACACCTGCAAAGGAAGTTGCAGGAAAAAAGAGAACTCCGACGAAACAGAGGAGGGTAGTAGTGACTGGGATGGGAGTGGTGAGCCCTCTAGGCCATGATCCAGATGTATTTTATGATAATCTCCTGGATGGTGCTAGTGGAATTAGTGAGATAGAAACTTTTGATTGTGCCAGCTATCCGACA agaATTGCGGGAGAAATTAAATCTTTCTCAACAGATGGGTGGGTAGCACCTAAGCTATCTAAGAGGATGGACAAGTTCATGCTTTACTTGCTCACTGCTGGGAAGAAAGCATTGGCATATGGTGGAGTTACAGAGGAGGTCATGAGTCAAGTTGACAAGACAAAATGTGGAGTTTTAATTGGTTCTGCTATGGGTGGAATGAAG GTATTTAATGATGCCATAGAAGCTCTGCGGGTCTCTTACAAGAAGATGAACCCATTTTGTGTGCCTTTTGCAACTACAAATATGGGGTCTGCAATGCTTGCAATGGATCTG GGTTGGATGGGCCCAAACTATTCAATCTCTACTGCTTGTGCAACCAGCaacttttgtattttaaatgcAGCAAACCATATCATCAGAGGTGAAGCT aatatGATGCTTTGTGGTGGATCTGATGCGGCAATCATACCTATAG GTTTGGGAGGTTTTGTCGCTTGTAGAGCTCTTTCACAAAGAAACAATGATCCTACTAAAGCCTCTCGGCCCTGGGATAtt GATCGTGATGGGTTTGTTATGGGTGAAGGAGCTGGTGTACTTTTGTTGGAAGAACTAGAACATGCCAAG CAAAGAGGAGCAAAGATATATGCTGAATTTCTAGGAGGAAGCTTCACTTGTGATGCTTACCACATGACAGAACCACATCCAGAAG GAACTGGCATTGTTCTCTGCATTGAGAAGGCGCTTTTAGAATCGGGAGTAGCCAGAGAGGATGTGAATTATGTAAACGCCCATGCAACTTCAACACTTTCTGGTGACCTGAAGGAGTACCAAGCTCTCATTCGCTGTTTTGGCCAGAATCCTGAG CTTCATGTGAACTCGACAAAATCAATGATTGGTCATCTGCTTGGTGCTGCTGGTGCAGTGGAAGCTGTTGCTACAGTCATG GCAATACAAACTGGTTGGGTCCATCCAAATGTCAATCTAGAAAATCCAGAGAAAAGTGTG GATGTGAAGGTGCTGGTAGGCTCAAGGAAGAAGAGACTGGATGTGAAGGCGGCACTATCAAACTCATTTGGCTTCGGCGGGCACAACTCATCCATTCTTTTTGCACCTTACAAGTAA
- the LOC120254243 gene encoding 3-oxoacyl-[acyl-carrier-protein] synthase II, chloroplastic-like isoform X3, translating into MAGACVASPLCTWLVAACVTGAWDKERPKGVQWARKRRAAVRRGRESSKGLISAFYGSGIQGLMSSFEPCPEFYSSSRNASVFFGENGFSLFGAWKPENSRSQRRTARSPGQAMAVAVTPAKEVAGKKRTPTKQRRVVVTGMGVVSPLGHDPDVFYDNLLDGASGISEIETFDCASYPTRIAGEIKSFSTDGWVAPKLSKRMDKFMLYLLTAGKKALAYGGVTEEVMSQVDKTKCGVLIGSAMGGMKVFNDAIEALRVSYKKMNPFCVPFATTNMGSAMLAMDLGWMGPNYSISTACATSNFCILNAANHIIRGEANMMLCGGSDAAIIPIGLGGFVACRALSQRNNDPTKASRPWDIDRDGFVMGEGAGVLLLEELEHAKQRGAKIYAEFLGGSFTCDAYHMTEPHPEGTGIVLCIEKALLESGVAREDVNYVNAHATSTLSGDLKEYQALIRCFGQNPELHVNSTKSMIGHLLGAAGAVEAVATVMAIQTGWVHPNVNLENPEKSVDVKVLVGSRKKRLDVKAALSNSFGFGGHNSSILFAPYK; encoded by the exons ATGGCGGGGGCGTGTGTGGCGTCGCCGCTGTGTACGTGGTTGGTGGCGGCTTGTGTGACGGGGGCGTGGGATAAGGAGAGGCCGAAGGGGGTGCAGTGGGCGAGAAAGAGGAGGGCAGCGGTGAGGAGGGGGAGGGAGTCGTCTAAGGGGTTGATCTCGGCGTTCTATGGGTCTGGGATCCAGGGTTTGATGAGCTCCTTCGAGCCTTGCCCTGAGTTTTATAGTAGCTCGAGGAATGCGTCGGTGTTCTTTGGCGAGAATGGCTTCTCTTTGTTTGGAGCTTGGAAGCCCGAGAACTCTCGCAGCCAGCGGAGAACCGCCAGATCTCCtg GACAGGCTATGGCAGTGGCTGTGACACCTGCAAAGGAAGTTGCAGGAAAAAAGAGAACTCCGACGAAACAGAGGAGGGTAGTAGTGACTGGGATGGGAGTGGTGAGCCCTCTAGGCCATGATCCAGATGTATTTTATGATAATCTCCTGGATGGTGCTAGTGGAATTAGTGAGATAGAAACTTTTGATTGTGCCAGCTATCCGACA agaATTGCGGGAGAAATTAAATCTTTCTCAACAGATGGGTGGGTAGCACCTAAGCTATCTAAGAGGATGGACAAGTTCATGCTTTACTTGCTCACTGCTGGGAAGAAAGCATTGGCATATGGTGGAGTTACAGAGGAGGTCATGAGTCAAGTTGACAAGACAAAATGTGGAGTTTTAATTGGTTCTGCTATGGGTGGAATGAAG GTATTTAATGATGCCATAGAAGCTCTGCGGGTCTCTTACAAGAAGATGAACCCATTTTGTGTGCCTTTTGCAACTACAAATATGGGGTCTGCAATGCTTGCAATGGATCTG GGTTGGATGGGCCCAAACTATTCAATCTCTACTGCTTGTGCAACCAGCaacttttgtattttaaatgcAGCAAACCATATCATCAGAGGTGAAGCT aatatGATGCTTTGTGGTGGATCTGATGCGGCAATCATACCTATAG GTTTGGGAGGTTTTGTCGCTTGTAGAGCTCTTTCACAAAGAAACAATGATCCTACTAAAGCCTCTCGGCCCTGGGATAtt GATCGTGATGGGTTTGTTATGGGTGAAGGAGCTGGTGTACTTTTGTTGGAAGAACTAGAACATGCCAAG CAAAGAGGAGCAAAGATATATGCTGAATTTCTAGGAGGAAGCTTCACTTGTGATGCTTACCACATGACAGAACCACATCCAGAAG GAACTGGCATTGTTCTCTGCATTGAGAAGGCGCTTTTAGAATCGGGAGTAGCCAGAGAGGATGTGAATTATGTAAACGCCCATGCAACTTCAACACTTTCTGGTGACCTGAAGGAGTACCAAGCTCTCATTCGCTGTTTTGGCCAGAATCCTGAG CTTCATGTGAACTCGACAAAATCAATGATTGGTCATCTGCTTGGTGCTGCTGGTGCAGTGGAAGCTGTTGCTACAGTCATG GCAATACAAACTGGTTGGGTCCATCCAAATGTCAATCTAGAAAATCCAGAGAAAAGTGTG GATGTGAAGGTGCTGGTAGGCTCAAGGAAGAAGAGACTGGATGTGAAGGCGGCACTATCAAACTCATTTGGCTTCGGCGGGCACAACTCATCCATTCTTTTTGCACCTTACAAGTAA
- the LOC120254243 gene encoding 3-oxoacyl-[acyl-carrier-protein] synthase II, chloroplastic-like isoform X2, with product MAGACVASPLCTWLVAACVTGAWDKERPKGVQWARKRRAAVRRGRESSKGLISAFYGSGIQGLMSSFEPCPEFYSSSRNASVFFGENGFSLFGAWKPENSRSQRRTARSPAGQAMAVAVTPAKEVAGKKRTPTKQRRVVVTGMGVVSPLGHDPDVFYDNLLDGASGISEIETFDCASYPTRIAGEIKSFSTDGWVAPKLSKRMDKFMLYLLTAGKKALAYGGVTEEVMSQVDKTKCGVLIGSAMGGMKVFNDAIEALRVSYKKMNPFCVPFATTNMGSAMLAMDLGWMGPNYSISTACATSNFCILNAANHIIRGEANMMLCGGSDAAIIPIGLGGFVACRALSQRNNDPTKASRPWDIDRDGFVMGEGAGVLLLEELEHAKQRGAKIYAEFLGGSFTCDAYHMTEPHPEGTGIVLCIEKALLESGVAREDVNYVNAHATSTLSGDLKEYQALIRCFGQNPELHVNSTKSMIGHLLGAAGAVEAVATVMAIQTGWVHPNVNLENPEKSVDVKVLVGSRKKRLDVKAALSNSFGFGGHNSSILFAPYN from the exons ATGGCGGGGGCGTGTGTGGCGTCGCCGCTGTGTACGTGGTTGGTGGCGGCTTGTGTGACGGGGGCGTGGGATAAGGAGAGGCCGAAGGGGGTGCAGTGGGCGAGAAAGAGGAGGGCAGCGGTGAGGAGGGGGAGGGAGTCGTCTAAGGGGTTGATCTCGGCGTTCTATGGGTCTGGGATCCAGGGTTTGATGAGCTCCTTCGAGCCTTGCCCTGAGTTTTATAGTAGCTCGAGGAATGCGTCGGTGTTCTTTGGCGAGAATGGCTTCTCTTTGTTTGGAGCTTGGAAGCCCGAGAACTCTCGCAGCCAGCGGAGAACCGCCAGATCTCCtg CAGGACAGGCTATGGCAGTGGCTGTGACACCTGCAAAGGAAGTTGCAGGAAAAAAGAGAACTCCGACGAAACAGAGGAGGGTAGTAGTGACTGGGATGGGAGTGGTGAGCCCTCTAGGCCATGATCCAGATGTATTTTATGATAATCTCCTGGATGGTGCTAGTGGAATTAGTGAGATAGAAACTTTTGATTGTGCCAGCTATCCGACA agaATTGCGGGAGAAATTAAATCTTTCTCAACAGATGGGTGGGTAGCACCTAAGCTATCTAAGAGGATGGACAAGTTCATGCTTTACTTGCTCACTGCTGGGAAGAAAGCATTGGCATATGGTGGAGTTACAGAGGAGGTCATGAGTCAAGTTGACAAGACAAAATGTGGAGTTTTAATTGGTTCTGCTATGGGTGGAATGAAG GTATTTAATGATGCCATAGAAGCTCTGCGGGTCTCTTACAAGAAGATGAACCCATTTTGTGTGCCTTTTGCAACTACAAATATGGGGTCTGCAATGCTTGCAATGGATCTG GGTTGGATGGGCCCAAACTATTCAATCTCTACTGCTTGTGCAACCAGCaacttttgtattttaaatgcAGCAAACCATATCATCAGAGGTGAAGCT aatatGATGCTTTGTGGTGGATCTGATGCGGCAATCATACCTATAG GTTTGGGAGGTTTTGTCGCTTGTAGAGCTCTTTCACAAAGAAACAATGATCCTACTAAAGCCTCTCGGCCCTGGGATAtt GATCGTGATGGGTTTGTTATGGGTGAAGGAGCTGGTGTACTTTTGTTGGAAGAACTAGAACATGCCAAG CAAAGAGGAGCAAAGATATATGCTGAATTTCTAGGAGGAAGCTTCACTTGTGATGCTTACCACATGACAGAACCACATCCAGAAG GAACTGGCATTGTTCTCTGCATTGAGAAGGCGCTTTTAGAATCGGGAGTAGCCAGAGAGGATGTGAATTATGTAAACGCCCATGCAACTTCAACACTTTCTGGTGACCTGAAGGAGTACCAAGCTCTCATTCGCTGTTTTGGCCAGAATCCTGAG CTTCATGTGAACTCGACAAAATCAATGATTGGTCATCTGCTTGGTGCTGCTGGTGCAGTGGAAGCTGTTGCTACAGTCATG GCAATACAAACTGGTTGGGTCCATCCAAATGTCAATCTAGAAAATCCAGAGAAAAGTGTG GATGTGAAGGTGCTGGTAGGCTCAAGGAAGAAGAGACTGGATGTGAAGGCGGCACTATCAAACTCATTTGGCTTCGGCGGGCACAACTCATCCATTCTTTTTGCACCTTACAA TTGA